The following proteins come from a genomic window of Corallococcus sp. NCRR:
- a CDS encoding peptidylprolyl isomerase yields MAYQVYFDVEFEGPVLDADGRPTGPVQAQSGRIIMNLFHNVVPKTAENFRALCTGEKGFGYQGSSFHRIIPEFMLQGGDFTRGNGTGGKSIYGEKFADENFQIKHNRPGLLSMANAGPNTNGSQFFITTVVTSWLDGRHVVFGEVADEESMKLVKALEATGSSSGMVKFGKRPTIVASGEL; encoded by the coding sequence ATGGCCTACCAAGTCTACTTCGATGTCGAGTTTGAAGGTCCCGTCCTTGACGCCGACGGCCGCCCCACCGGCCCCGTCCAAGCACAGAGCGGCCGCATCATCATGAATCTGTTCCACAACGTCGTCCCCAAGACTGCGGAGAACTTCCGTGCCCTGTGCACCGGTGAGAAGGGCTTCGGCTACCAGGGCTCGTCCTTCCACCGCATCATCCCGGAGTTCATGTTGCAGGGCGGCGACTTCACCCGCGGCAATGGCACGGGGGGCAAGTCCATCTACGGGGAGAAGTTCGCGGACGAGAACTTCCAGATCAAGCACAACAGGCCGGGGCTCCTGTCCATGGCGAATGCGGGCCCGAACACCAACGGCTCACAATTCTTCATCACGACGGTCGTGACGTCGTGGCTGGATGGCAGGCACGTCGTCTTCGGCGAGGTGGCCGATGAGGAGAGCATGAAGCTCGTGAAGGCGCTCGAAGCGACGGGTTCAAGCTCAGGCATGGTGAAATTTGGGAAGCGCCCGACCATCGTGGCCTCGGGTGAGCTGTAA
- the chrA gene encoding chromate efflux transporter, whose translation MDSPHSGDVTRGSLGEVARVFLRLGLTAFGGPAAHIAMMEDELVRRRRWLPREEFLDLLGATNLIPGPNSTELAIHLGHRRAGWPGLLVAGTCFIVPAMLLTLAAAWAYVRFGTLPQAGALLYGVKPVILAVVLQALWGLGKTALTTRPRSAVAVGSAVASALGANELLILTLAGVSLAAWSHLRSSPEPRPTLILAPFALNGVTAMAATAPVPASLGGLFLFFLKVGSVLFGSGYVLLAFLRADLVERWGWLTEAQLLDAVAVGQFTPGPVFTTATFIGYLVGGTPGAGLATLGIFLPAFVFVALSGPLIPRLRRSRTAGAVLDGVNAASLALMAVVTWQLGRAALVDGWTVALAVLGAMLLLRWRVNSAWLVLSGALAGLLRTWL comes from the coding sequence ATGGACTCCCCTCATTCCGGTGACGTCACCCGGGGCTCACTCGGCGAGGTCGCGCGGGTCTTCCTCCGGCTGGGGCTGACGGCCTTCGGGGGCCCTGCCGCGCACATCGCCATGATGGAAGACGAACTCGTGCGGCGGCGCCGGTGGCTGCCCCGTGAGGAGTTCCTCGACCTGCTGGGCGCCACCAACCTCATCCCGGGCCCGAACTCCACGGAGCTGGCCATCCACCTGGGCCACCGGCGTGCCGGCTGGCCTGGGCTGCTGGTGGCCGGCACGTGCTTCATCGTCCCGGCGATGCTCCTGACGCTCGCGGCGGCCTGGGCCTACGTGCGTTTTGGCACCCTTCCGCAAGCCGGCGCCCTCTTGTACGGCGTCAAACCCGTCATCCTGGCCGTGGTCCTCCAGGCCCTTTGGGGCCTCGGCAAGACGGCCCTGACGACGCGCCCCAGGAGCGCCGTGGCCGTCGGCTCAGCCGTGGCGAGCGCCCTTGGCGCCAACGAACTGCTCATCCTGACCCTGGCCGGCGTTTCCCTGGCGGCCTGGAGCCATCTCCGGTCGTCCCCTGAGCCCAGGCCAACGCTCATTCTGGCGCCGTTCGCCCTCAACGGCGTCACCGCCATGGCTGCCACGGCCCCCGTTCCGGCCAGCCTCGGCGGCCTCTTCCTGTTCTTCCTCAAGGTCGGCAGCGTGCTGTTCGGCAGCGGCTACGTGCTGCTGGCCTTCCTCCGGGCAGACCTCGTCGAACGCTGGGGCTGGCTCACCGAGGCCCAGCTCCTGGACGCCGTGGCCGTGGGCCAGTTCACGCCGGGCCCCGTCTTCACCACGGCGACATTCATTGGCTACCTGGTGGGTGGCACGCCCGGCGCCGGGCTCGCGACGCTGGGCATCTTCCTGCCCGCCTTCGTCTTCGTGGCCCTCAGCGGTCCGCTGATCCCCCGGCTTCGCCGGTCCAGGACCGCGGGCGCGGTGCTCGATGGCGTCAACGCGGCCTCGCTGGCTCTGATGGCCGTGGTGACGTGGCAGCTGGGACGCGCGGCCCTGGTGGATGGCTGGACGGTGGCCCTGGCCGTGCTCGGCGCAATGTTACTGCTCCGCTGGCGGGTCAATTCGGCCTGGCTGGTGTTGAGCGGTGCATTGGCCGGCCTGCTGCGGACGTGGTTGTGA
- a CDS encoding LysR family transcriptional regulator, which produces MHIPWDDLQTVEALVRTGSVVGAARELSLRHSSISRRVDALERTLGVPLFLRGATLRPTPLGLAIAERAGRMRPLAVDVGALIEEQRRTRAGRLVITTNEVLASLLFGALRTCGFTQRVQVRISENELALEPGVTDLALRPSHTPGGALRGRQLGRLRLGVFRARAAKQDPAAWVLPSGNLRTRSSMRWWKAVPEEAESLVECDTLLGIRDACVAGLGQSVLPALLAEGDPRLVLEKELPGGPPVWLLSAATRRADAALRRARESLSEALRSAPGVWED; this is translated from the coding sequence ATGCACATCCCCTGGGACGACCTGCAGACGGTGGAGGCGCTGGTGCGCACGGGGAGCGTCGTGGGCGCGGCGCGCGAACTCTCGCTGCGCCACTCGTCCATCTCGCGGCGGGTGGACGCCCTCGAGCGCACGCTCGGGGTGCCGCTCTTCCTGCGTGGGGCGACGCTGCGCCCGACACCGCTCGGCCTCGCCATCGCCGAGCGCGCGGGCCGCATGCGCCCCCTCGCCGTGGACGTGGGGGCGCTCATCGAGGAGCAGCGCCGGACGCGCGCAGGCCGGCTCGTCATCACCACGAACGAAGTGCTGGCGTCCCTGCTGTTCGGCGCGCTGCGCACGTGCGGATTCACGCAGCGAGTCCAGGTGCGCATCTCCGAGAACGAGCTGGCGCTGGAGCCCGGGGTGACGGATCTGGCCTTGCGACCGAGTCACACGCCGGGCGGGGCGCTGCGGGGACGGCAACTGGGGAGGCTGCGGCTCGGAGTGTTCCGGGCGCGGGCAGCCAAGCAGGACCCGGCAGCGTGGGTCCTGCCGTCCGGGAACCTGCGCACCCGTTCCTCCATGCGCTGGTGGAAGGCGGTCCCCGAGGAAGCGGAGTCCCTCGTGGAGTGTGACACGCTGCTCGGCATCAGGGATGCCTGCGTCGCGGGCCTGGGGCAGAGCGTGCTCCCGGCGCTGCTCGCCGAGGGAGACCCGCGACTGGTGCTGGAGAAGGAGCTCCCGGGCGGCCCACCGGTGTGGCTGCTGTCCGCCGCTACCCGGCGCGCGGACGCGGCGCTCCGGCGGGCTCGGGAGTCACTCTCCGAAGCCCTCCGGAGCGCCCCAGGCGTGTGGGAGGACTGA
- a CDS encoding DsbA family protein, giving the protein MRNENETTPDAQALCDSETGTCALPGVVQKSAGSGDEGAAGEVLYVGDPMCSWCWGVSPGLLQLEAEASRRGIPFRIRVGGLRAGGGDPWNERFKGFLRHHWEEIAARTGQPFSTRFLDRPVFNYDTEPACRAFLVMRGMLEELPGPEPRAYAVFAAIQRKFYADGEDPTVASFYESICAAHGLDFKVFLNRFEHADAKRATANEFQEVRALGVSGFPTVLFRGGAGIEVLASGFATGPRMVEALARAMKRARGDA; this is encoded by the coding sequence ATGAGAAACGAGAACGAGACGACCCCTGACGCACAGGCTCTGTGTGATTCGGAGACCGGGACGTGCGCGCTCCCCGGCGTGGTCCAGAAGAGCGCCGGGTCGGGCGACGAGGGAGCCGCGGGAGAGGTGCTCTATGTGGGGGACCCGATGTGCTCCTGGTGCTGGGGCGTCTCGCCTGGCCTTCTCCAACTGGAGGCGGAGGCAAGCCGTCGGGGCATCCCCTTCCGCATCCGGGTGGGCGGGCTCCGTGCGGGAGGCGGAGACCCCTGGAACGAGCGGTTCAAAGGCTTTCTGCGCCATCACTGGGAGGAAATTGCCGCGCGCACCGGGCAGCCGTTCTCCACCCGGTTCCTCGACCGGCCGGTGTTCAACTACGACACCGAGCCTGCGTGCCGCGCGTTCCTCGTCATGCGCGGGATGCTCGAGGAGCTGCCGGGACCGGAGCCGCGCGCGTACGCGGTATTCGCCGCCATCCAGCGAAAATTCTACGCCGATGGAGAGGACCCGACCGTGGCGTCCTTCTACGAGAGCATCTGTGCCGCGCACGGCCTCGACTTCAAGGTGTTCCTGAACCGGTTCGAGCATGCGGACGCGAAGCGGGCGACGGCGAACGAGTTCCAGGAGGTCAGAGCCCTGGGCGTGAGCGGGTTCCCGACCGTGCTCTTCCGTGGCGGCGCCGGCATCGAGGTGCTCGCGAGCGGCTTCGCGACCGGACCGCGCATGGTCGAGGCGCTCGCTCGGGCGATGAAACGGGCGCGGGGCGATGCGTAA